In Saccharicrinis fermentans DSM 9555 = JCM 21142, a genomic segment contains:
- a CDS encoding YwbE family protein, with translation MNEGKLRKNIAIGAEVKVVQKHHQRTGELTQGFVKKILTHSPNHPHGIKVMLESGIVGRVKNVL, from the coding sequence ATGAACGAAGGAAAACTGCGAAAAAATATTGCAATAGGAGCCGAAGTGAAGGTGGTTCAGAAGCATCATCAGCGAACAGGAGAATTAACCCAGGGTTTTGTTAAAAAAATACTCACTCATTCTCCCAACCATCCGCATGGTATAAAAGTAATGTTGGAATCCGGGATTGTGGGACGTGTGAAAAATGTACTTTAA